From a region of the Bradyrhizobium manausense genome:
- a CDS encoding tripartite tricarboxylate transporter substrate binding protein has product MTARQILLALAAGLLTAFSASPSPAEDYPAHAVRIVVPFGAGGPADVTARLIGQALQERFGQPFVIENRTGAGGVIGTVEAVKSPADGYTLLMMSNTQTANESLLTPEQRKYDLMRDLAPIAPVNYSDLVIVVNPQVQAKTLQEFIALAKAQPGKMNYASSGQGTPYHMAGELFKAMAGIDVVHVPYRNSGEARSGVIGGQVQMMIDAVPAMAPNIGENQVRALATTGQQRSAVLPNVPTAGEAGVAGYEATIWLGLMAPAGTPKPVIDKLNSAVNAMLRRPDIVKLWTEQGAIPMSMTPEEFDKFLRGDIVKWADVVKKFDKS; this is encoded by the coding sequence GTGACGGCCCGACAAATCTTGCTGGCGCTGGCCGCCGGCCTGCTCACCGCATTCTCGGCAAGCCCGTCTCCGGCAGAAGATTATCCCGCGCACGCCGTCCGCATCGTCGTGCCTTTCGGCGCCGGCGGCCCGGCCGATGTCACGGCCCGGCTGATCGGCCAGGCGCTCCAGGAGCGCTTTGGCCAGCCCTTCGTGATCGAGAACCGCACCGGTGCAGGCGGCGTCATCGGCACGGTCGAGGCGGTGAAGTCGCCGGCAGACGGCTACACGTTGCTGATGATGTCCAACACCCAGACAGCGAATGAATCGCTGCTGACGCCGGAGCAGCGCAAATACGATCTGATGCGCGACCTCGCGCCGATCGCGCCGGTGAACTATTCCGATCTCGTCATCGTGGTGAACCCGCAAGTTCAGGCGAAGACGCTGCAGGAGTTCATCGCGCTCGCCAAGGCGCAGCCGGGTAAGATGAATTACGCTTCCTCGGGTCAGGGCACTCCGTACCACATGGCCGGCGAGCTGTTCAAAGCCATGGCCGGGATCGATGTCGTCCACGTTCCTTATCGCAACAGCGGCGAAGCACGCAGCGGCGTGATCGGCGGCCAGGTGCAGATGATGATCGATGCCGTGCCGGCGATGGCGCCGAACATCGGCGAGAATCAGGTCCGCGCGCTGGCGACCACCGGCCAGCAGCGCTCCGCGGTGCTGCCCAACGTGCCGACCGCCGGCGAGGCTGGTGTCGCAGGCTATGAGGCGACGATCTGGCTCGGCCTGATGGCGCCGGCGGGCACGCCAAAGCCCGTCATCGACAAGCTCAATTCAGCCGTGAACGCAATGCTGAGGCGGCCGGACATCGTCAAGCTCTGGACCGAGCAGGGCGCGATCCCCATGTCGATGACCCCGGAGGAGTTCGACAAGTTCCTGCGGGGCGACATCGTGAAATGGGCCGATGTCGTCAAGAAGTTCGACAAGTCCTGA
- a CDS encoding enoyl-CoA hydratase/isomerase family protein — MTDTTGVITEKRGQAFWITINRPEKRNALNGDVIAGITRGYRDAHDDKEVRVIVLTGAGDKAFCAGADLQNSGAAFAMDHSRPNVDYADLLRLSQNATKPAIARVGGVCMAGGMGLLCMTDMAVAADHVIFGLPEVKVGVFPMQVLSLLQDIAPRRLVNEWALTGEPFDAKAAKDAGLLNHVVPAAELDAKVDWLIGRIVDKSPTAIRRGKYAMRAIASMSFDESIAYTESQIALLAMTEDAREGLKAFGEKRKPVWTGR, encoded by the coding sequence ATGACCGACACCACAGGCGTCATCACCGAGAAGCGCGGGCAGGCGTTCTGGATCACCATCAATCGGCCGGAGAAGCGCAACGCGCTGAACGGCGACGTCATCGCCGGCATCACACGCGGCTATCGCGACGCGCATGACGACAAGGAGGTCCGCGTCATCGTGCTGACCGGCGCGGGCGACAAGGCGTTCTGCGCCGGCGCGGATCTGCAGAATTCCGGTGCGGCCTTCGCGATGGATCATTCCAGGCCCAATGTCGATTATGCCGATCTGTTGCGGCTGTCGCAGAACGCCACCAAGCCCGCGATCGCGCGTGTCGGCGGCGTCTGCATGGCCGGCGGCATGGGCTTGCTGTGCATGACCGACATGGCGGTTGCGGCGGATCATGTCATCTTCGGTCTGCCGGAGGTGAAGGTCGGCGTGTTTCCGATGCAGGTGCTGAGCCTGCTGCAGGACATCGCACCGCGGCGCCTCGTCAACGAATGGGCGCTCACCGGCGAGCCTTTCGATGCCAAGGCAGCGAAGGACGCGGGCCTTCTGAACCACGTCGTGCCGGCGGCCGAGCTCGATGCCAAGGTCGATTGGCTGATCGGCCGCATCGTCGACAAATCCCCGACGGCGATCCGCCGCGGCAAATACGCCATGCGCGCGATCGCTTCGATGTCGTTCGACGAGAGCATCGCCTATACCGAAAGCCAGATCGCATTGCTGGCGATGACCGAGGACGCCAGGGAGGGACTGAAGGCGTTCGGCGAGAAGCGCAAGCCGGTCTGGACGGGAAGGTGA
- a CDS encoding xanthine dehydrogenase family protein molybdopterin-binding subunit, whose product MSAPPTAPKLPVSLITNPRLSSWVRFTGEGRVAISPGKVEIGQGIVTALAQIAADELDVEIGRIEMIRASTAASPNEGVTSGSLSIQQSGRALRHVCAEVRQRFLAAASDRLGVDASLLDVDDGTISGPGNVRTSYWELAGDVSLDHDATTSSVAKSAATRSVAGHSIQRVDIPDKVLARPRFIHDRALPGLVHGRVLRPDIPGARLIALDEAAARAVSGLIAIVRDGTFAGVVADSEAAAEAALKVLRKGATWSAGEPLPDENDLASFLRSQPVETVIIDTRTAAAADVSRTLRRQYTRPYIAHASIAPSCAMALWEGDHVHVWTHSQGVYLLRADLAIVLKLPVENIVVEHMEGAGCYGHNAADDVALDAVLLAKGAGGRPLRVQWSRHDEMSHAPFGAAMAIEIEADLDAGNEIVGWRHTIWSNGHAARPGRAVQPALLAASEIANPYPRMISTNPPAANGGGGDRNSVPLYDFPAWTITSHRLLTMPVRTSALRTLGAQGNVFATESLLDEIAALRGEDPIAFRLRHLRDERARDVISAAARRAGWKPEKRSGIGHGVGFARYKNTGAYCAAIAEIEGTDDIRVRRLTLAVDVGEAINPDGVINQIEGGAIQATSWVLKERVRFDRTRITSTSWTDYPILTFSEVPAVDVEVIQRPEIEPVGAGEAAHGPVTAAIANAVHDCLGVRIRDLPITRDKIIAAMELAS is encoded by the coding sequence ATGAGCGCGCCGCCCACTGCCCCGAAGCTGCCAGTCAGCCTCATAACCAATCCAAGGCTGTCGTCCTGGGTGCGGTTCACCGGCGAAGGCCGCGTCGCGATCTCGCCCGGAAAAGTCGAGATCGGCCAGGGCATTGTCACGGCGCTGGCGCAGATCGCCGCGGACGAGCTCGACGTCGAGATTGGCCGCATCGAGATGATCCGCGCATCGACTGCCGCGAGCCCGAACGAAGGCGTCACCTCCGGCAGCCTGTCGATCCAGCAATCCGGCCGCGCCCTGCGCCACGTCTGTGCCGAGGTGCGCCAACGTTTTCTCGCGGCAGCCTCGGATCGTCTTGGCGTCGATGCATCGCTGCTCGATGTCGATGACGGCACGATATCGGGCCCGGGCAATGTCAGGACCAGCTATTGGGAACTAGCAGGTGACGTCTCGCTCGACCACGATGCGACGACGAGCAGTGTCGCCAAGTCTGCGGCCACGCGTAGCGTGGCCGGACATTCGATCCAGCGCGTCGATATCCCCGACAAGGTGTTGGCGCGGCCGCGTTTCATCCATGACCGCGCTCTGCCGGGGCTTGTGCATGGACGCGTCCTGCGGCCTGACATCCCAGGCGCCAGGCTGATTGCGCTCGACGAAGCGGCCGCGCGCGCCGTCTCTGGGCTGATTGCGATCGTCCGCGACGGCACCTTTGCAGGCGTCGTCGCCGACAGCGAGGCCGCGGCGGAAGCGGCACTGAAAGTCCTGCGCAAAGGCGCGACATGGTCGGCCGGGGAGCCGCTGCCGGATGAAAACGATCTGGCCAGCTTCCTGCGAAGCCAGCCGGTCGAGACTGTCATCATCGATACCAGGACTGCGGCCGCGGCAGACGTCTCCCGCACGCTCCGCCGGCAATACACCCGTCCCTACATCGCGCATGCCTCGATCGCGCCCTCCTGCGCGATGGCGCTATGGGAGGGTGACCATGTCCATGTCTGGACGCATAGCCAGGGCGTCTATCTGCTGCGCGCCGATCTCGCGATCGTGCTCAAGCTCCCGGTCGAGAACATCGTCGTCGAGCACATGGAGGGCGCCGGCTGCTACGGGCACAATGCGGCTGACGACGTCGCGCTCGATGCCGTGCTGCTCGCCAAGGGCGCCGGCGGCCGCCCGCTACGGGTCCAGTGGTCGCGCCACGACGAGATGTCCCACGCACCGTTTGGCGCCGCCATGGCCATCGAGATCGAAGCCGATCTCGATGCCGGCAACGAGATCGTCGGCTGGCGCCATACGATCTGGAGCAATGGCCATGCGGCGCGGCCGGGGCGCGCGGTGCAGCCCGCCCTGCTGGCCGCGAGCGAGATCGCAAATCCCTACCCTCGCATGATCTCGACAAACCCGCCCGCCGCCAATGGCGGCGGCGGCGACCGCAACTCGGTTCCGCTCTACGATTTTCCGGCCTGGACGATCACCAGTCACCGCCTGCTGACCATGCCGGTACGCACCTCGGCGCTGCGGACCCTCGGTGCGCAAGGCAACGTCTTCGCCACCGAATCCCTGCTCGACGAGATCGCCGCCTTGCGCGGCGAAGACCCGATCGCCTTTCGCCTGCGGCACCTCAGGGACGAGCGCGCACGCGACGTCATCAGCGCTGCGGCGCGGCGCGCAGGCTGGAAGCCTGAGAAGCGATCGGGCATCGGCCACGGCGTCGGCTTTGCCCGCTACAAGAACACCGGGGCCTATTGCGCCGCCATCGCCGAGATCGAAGGCACCGACGACATCCGCGTAAGGCGGCTCACGCTTGCTGTCGACGTCGGCGAGGCCATCAATCCGGATGGCGTGATCAACCAGATCGAGGGCGGCGCGATCCAGGCGACGAGCTGGGTGCTGAAGGAGCGCGTCCGCTTCGATCGGACCCGCATCACGTCGACGTCGTGGACGGACTATCCGATCCTCACCTTCAGCGAGGTCCCGGCCGTGGACGTCGAGGTCATCCAGCGACCGGAGATCGAGCCGGTCGGCGCCGGCGAGGCCGCGCACGGGCCGGTGACGGCGGCGATCGCGAACGCGGTCCATGATTGCCTCGGGGTGCGCATCCGCGACCTGCCAATCACGCGAGACAAGATCATTGCAGCCATGGAGCTTGCATCGTGA
- a CDS encoding molybdate ABC transporter substrate-binding protein, with amino-acid sequence MTTVNILSGGAAQGLVRGLSEAFKAQTGFGIDGEFGAVGLMADKLRASTPADLVILTQALLAKLAAEKLVAPSSIADIGRVETALAVRSNDPKVNVKTEAELREVLRSADAIYVPDTKASTAGQHVAKVLDQLGIAYEVTPRLKIFPNGATAMRELAASTATRPIGCTQATEIIATDGIMLSGSLPPGSELVTMYTAGVATHATHPKEAAALIALLTGADHRELRQRVGFTG; translated from the coding sequence GTGACGACAGTGAACATCTTGAGCGGCGGCGCGGCGCAAGGGCTGGTGCGCGGCCTCAGCGAGGCCTTCAAGGCACAAACCGGCTTCGGCATCGACGGCGAGTTCGGCGCAGTCGGCCTGATGGCGGACAAGCTGCGCGCGAGCACGCCGGCCGATCTGGTGATCCTGACACAGGCACTGCTCGCAAAGCTGGCAGCGGAAAAGCTGGTCGCTCCCTCCTCGATCGCGGATATCGGTCGCGTGGAGACCGCCCTCGCCGTCCGCAGCAACGATCCCAAGGTGAACGTGAAGACCGAAGCCGAACTTCGCGAAGTCCTGCGCTCCGCGGACGCCATCTACGTTCCTGATACCAAGGCCTCGACCGCCGGCCAGCACGTCGCAAAGGTGCTGGATCAGCTCGGCATCGCCTATGAGGTCACGCCGCGCCTGAAGATCTTTCCAAACGGCGCAACGGCAATGCGCGAACTGGCGGCATCCACCGCAACGCGGCCGATCGGATGCACGCAGGCGACCGAGATCATCGCAACGGACGGCATCATGCTGTCGGGTTCACTGCCGCCCGGATCCGAGTTGGTGACGATGTACACGGCTGGCGTCGCCACGCACGCGACGCATCCGAAAGAAGCCGCCGCACTGATTGCGCTGTTGACCGGCGCAGACCACAGGGAGCTGCGCCAGCGCGTGGGCTTTACCGGCTAG
- a CDS encoding GlcG/HbpS family heme-binding protein, with protein MADLTLDAARKILDAAFAKSTELKLKPLVVTILDARGVLKIAAAQDGTSLMRAEIAHGKAYGALAMGMGSRALYQRAQEQAYFIDAVNTIAKGALVPVPGGVLIMDGATLLGAVGVSGDTSDNDEACAVAGIQAADLKANAG; from the coding sequence ATGGCTGACCTCACACTCGACGCCGCCCGAAAAATCCTCGACGCCGCCTTCGCCAAATCCACCGAGCTCAAGCTGAAGCCGCTGGTCGTCACCATCCTGGACGCGCGCGGCGTGCTCAAGATCGCCGCCGCGCAGGACGGCACCAGCCTGATGCGCGCCGAGATCGCGCACGGCAAGGCCTACGGCGCGCTCGCGATGGGCATGGGCTCGCGCGCATTGTACCAGCGGGCGCAGGAGCAGGCCTATTTCATCGACGCCGTGAACACCATCGCCAAGGGCGCTCTTGTGCCGGTCCCCGGCGGCGTGCTGATCATGGACGGCGCGACCCTGCTCGGGGCTGTCGGCGTCTCCGGTGACACGTCTGATAATGACGAGGCCTGTGCGGTCGCCGGCATCCAGGCGGCGGACCTGAAGGCCAACGCGGGCTGA
- a CDS encoding (2Fe-2S)-binding protein, with the protein MPTFQFKLNGAVVSVDAEPDQTLLDVLRGRLGITSPHFGCGAGECGACHVMVDGLAIASCDMPMWSVADKDVVTLEGIGTAGQPHPLQRAFITEQAMQCGYCVSGILISAAALLRRNPSPSEAEVRTALDRNLCRCGSHNRMVRAVLRAASEMAT; encoded by the coding sequence ATGCCGACCTTTCAGTTCAAGCTCAACGGAGCTGTGGTCTCCGTGGATGCCGAGCCGGATCAGACGCTGCTCGATGTGCTGCGCGGCCGGCTCGGAATCACCAGCCCGCATTTCGGTTGCGGTGCCGGCGAGTGCGGGGCCTGTCATGTCATGGTCGATGGCCTCGCGATCGCCTCCTGCGACATGCCGATGTGGTCGGTGGCAGACAAGGACGTCGTTACGCTCGAGGGCATCGGCACGGCCGGGCAACCGCATCCGCTGCAGCGTGCTTTCATCACCGAACAGGCGATGCAATGCGGCTATTGCGTCTCGGGGATTCTGATCAGCGCGGCAGCGCTGCTCAGGCGCAACCCGTCACCCTCGGAAGCTGAAGTCCGGACAGCACTCGATCGCAATCTATGTCGCTGCGGATCGCACAACCGCATGGTCCGGGCCGTGCTCCGTGCGGCGTCGGAGATGGCGACATGA
- a CDS encoding molybdopterin oxidoreductase family protein, which yields MNQHAKIEIRHSTCPHDCPSACALDVEVVEGRSIGRVRGSKKQTYTAGVVCAKVARYAERIHHPERVTFPMRRIGAKGSGQFARITWDEALDEIAHRFNQAEREFGAESIWPYYYAGTMGLVMRDGLNRLTHVKKYSRFYQTICANVGRIGFAIGTGKIAGADPREMALSDLVVIWGTNPVNTQVNVMTHASRARKERGARIAAVDIYDNDTMKQADIKILLRPGTDGAFACGVMHVLFRDGYADRAYMDKYTDCPNELEAHLKTRTPEWASAICGVPVAEIEAFAKAVGETKRTFFRLGYGFTRSRNGATQMHAANCIPAVTGAWQYEGGGAFFNNYALWHFNESVIEGHDAIDKTVRALDQSQVGRILTGDAEALLGKGPVKAMLIQNTNPMTVAPEQALVRQGFAREDLFVVVHEQFMTETAQMADIVLPATMFMEHDDLYYGGGHQHISVGPKLIDPPGECRSNHQLLQALAPRLGAKHPGFEMTPRELIDTTLKLSDHGDIAGLEADIWRDLQPDFRTSHYLDGFAHADKKFHFKADWAHPPFGQTMGDFDKMPSLPDHWAVIEHADQAHPFRLATSPSRSFLNTTFNETPSSQAREGQASVMIHPLDAAALGVADGDAVTLGNTRGETTLIAALFDGVRRGVLIAESVHPNRNHIGGRGINMLTGADTIAPIGGAAFHDNKVWIRKATAA from the coding sequence ATGAACCAGCACGCCAAGATCGAGATCCGCCACTCCACTTGTCCGCACGATTGCCCGTCGGCCTGCGCGCTCGATGTCGAGGTGGTCGAAGGCCGCAGCATCGGCCGGGTTCGCGGTTCGAAAAAGCAGACCTATACGGCCGGCGTGGTCTGCGCCAAGGTCGCTCGTTACGCCGAGCGCATCCATCATCCCGAGCGCGTGACGTTCCCGATGCGCCGCATCGGGGCGAAGGGCTCGGGCCAGTTCGCGCGGATCACCTGGGATGAGGCGCTCGACGAGATCGCCCATCGCTTCAACCAGGCCGAACGCGAGTTCGGCGCGGAGTCGATCTGGCCCTACTACTACGCCGGCACGATGGGGCTGGTGATGCGCGACGGTCTCAACCGTCTCACGCACGTAAAGAAATATTCGCGCTTCTACCAGACCATCTGCGCCAATGTCGGGCGTATCGGCTTTGCCATCGGCACCGGAAAGATCGCCGGCGCCGATCCGCGCGAGATGGCGCTCTCGGATCTCGTCGTGATCTGGGGCACCAACCCCGTCAACACCCAGGTCAACGTGATGACGCATGCATCGCGCGCGCGGAAGGAGCGCGGCGCGAGGATCGCGGCCGTCGACATCTACGACAACGACACGATGAAGCAGGCCGATATCAAGATCCTGCTGCGGCCCGGCACCGACGGCGCGTTTGCCTGCGGCGTGATGCATGTCCTGTTCCGCGACGGCTATGCCGACCGCGCCTACATGGACAAGTACACCGACTGCCCCAATGAGCTCGAGGCCCATCTGAAGACACGCACGCCGGAATGGGCGTCTGCGATCTGCGGTGTGCCCGTGGCGGAGATCGAGGCCTTTGCCAAGGCTGTGGGCGAGACCAAGCGGACCTTCTTCCGTCTCGGCTACGGGTTTACGCGTTCGCGCAACGGCGCGACGCAGATGCATGCCGCAAACTGCATTCCGGCGGTGACCGGCGCCTGGCAGTACGAAGGCGGCGGCGCTTTCTTCAACAACTACGCGCTGTGGCACTTCAACGAATCCGTGATTGAAGGCCATGACGCGATCGACAAGACGGTCCGCGCGCTCGACCAGTCGCAGGTCGGCCGCATCCTCACCGGCGATGCCGAGGCCCTGCTGGGCAAGGGTCCGGTCAAGGCGATGCTGATCCAGAACACCAACCCGATGACGGTGGCGCCGGAGCAGGCGCTGGTGCGCCAGGGCTTTGCGCGCGAGGATCTGTTCGTCGTCGTGCATGAGCAGTTCATGACCGAGACGGCGCAGATGGCCGACATCGTGCTGCCGGCAACCATGTTCATGGAGCATGACGACCTCTATTACGGCGGCGGCCACCAGCACATCTCGGTTGGTCCGAAGCTGATCGACCCACCCGGTGAATGTCGTTCCAACCACCAGCTGTTGCAGGCGCTGGCGCCGCGGCTTGGCGCCAAGCACCCGGGTTTCGAGATGACGCCGCGCGAGTTGATCGACACCACGCTGAAACTGAGCGACCACGGCGACATCGCCGGCCTCGAAGCCGACATCTGGCGCGATCTGCAGCCGGACTTCCGCACCTCGCATTATCTCGATGGCTTCGCTCATGCCGACAAGAAATTCCACTTCAAGGCCGATTGGGCGCATCCGCCGTTCGGTCAGACCATGGGCGATTTCGACAAGATGCCATCGCTGCCGGACCATTGGGCGGTGATCGAGCACGCCGACCAGGCCCATCCGTTCCGGCTTGCGACCAGCCCCTCGCGCAGCTTCCTCAACACCACGTTCAACGAGACCCCGTCCTCGCAGGCGCGCGAGGGTCAGGCCAGCGTGATGATCCATCCGCTCGATGCGGCCGCGCTCGGCGTCGCTGACGGCGACGCAGTGACGCTCGGCAATACCCGTGGGGAAACCACGCTGATCGCCGCGCTGTTCGACGGCGTGCGGCGCGGCGTGCTGATCGCGGAATCGGTGCATCCCAACAGGAATCATATCGGCGGCCGCGGCATCAACATGTTGACCGGCGCAGACACCATTGCCCCGATCGGCGGCGCTGCGTTCCACGACAACAAGGTCTGGATCAGGAAGGCGACTGCCGCCTGA